In Clostridium sporogenes, one genomic interval encodes:
- the pepV gene encoding dipeptidase PepV translates to MEINKIIEELKDDLIDSTAELIKIKSIEGEAKEGKPYGEGVANALEKALEISEKLGFKTVNVDGYVGYAEYGEGDEYVGVLGHLDLVPEGDGWKYPPYAAEIHDGKMYGRGTTDDKGPIMAALYGLKAIKEAKLPLSKRVRILFGTNEETGSNEIEHYLAKEKPPVLGFTPDAEYPIIYAEKGITIFDVVKKLEIKSDKAIKLKYIKGGQASNMVPDYCEAGIECPDTDMIIRSVEYCANRNGIELTAEEKGGLVVVKSFGLSAHGSTPEIGKNAIMQIFKFLAELPLGNCDELQFIRFFNNNVGNETDGKSFGVDLEDEPSGKLSFNVGTISMENNEIKMSLNLRYPVTYKAEDLMEKFNKKIEGTGIKIENFQDQKPLYFDDKHPLIKSLQKVYKEQTGKEPELLAIGGGTYAKEMPNIVAFGPLFPGEPDVIHKKDEYIELENLVLNAKIYGHAIYELAK, encoded by the coding sequence TTGGAGATAAATAAAATAATAGAAGAGCTAAAAGATGATCTTATAGACTCTACTGCAGAATTGATTAAAATTAAAAGTATAGAAGGCGAAGCAAAGGAAGGTAAACCTTATGGGGAAGGCGTAGCCAATGCTTTAGAAAAAGCTTTAGAAATAAGTGAAAAGTTAGGATTTAAAACTGTAAATGTAGATGGATATGTTGGATATGCTGAATATGGTGAAGGAGATGAATATGTAGGTGTTTTGGGTCATTTGGATTTAGTACCAGAAGGAGATGGATGGAAGTATCCACCTTATGCAGCAGAAATACACGATGGAAAAATGTATGGTAGAGGAACTACAGATGACAAAGGACCTATAATGGCAGCACTTTATGGTTTAAAAGCTATAAAAGAAGCGAAACTTCCTTTATCTAAAAGAGTTAGAATTTTGTTTGGGACAAATGAGGAAACAGGATCTAATGAAATAGAACATTATTTAGCAAAGGAAAAACCACCAGTACTTGGGTTCACTCCAGATGCTGAGTATCCAATAATCTATGCTGAAAAAGGAATTACAATATTTGATGTAGTAAAAAAATTAGAAATAAAAAGTGATAAAGCAATTAAATTAAAATACATTAAGGGTGGGCAAGCTTCTAATATGGTACCTGACTATTGTGAAGCTGGTATAGAATGTCCAGATACAGATATGATAATAAGGTCTGTAGAGTATTGTGCTAATAGAAATGGAATAGAATTAACAGCAGAAGAAAAAGGTGGCTTAGTAGTAGTCAAATCTTTTGGTCTATCTGCTCATGGGAGCACACCAGAAATTGGAAAAAATGCTATCATGCAAATATTTAAATTTTTAGCAGAACTTCCATTAGGCAATTGTGATGAATTACAATTTATAAGATTTTTTAATAATAATGTAGGAAATGAAACTGATGGCAAATCTTTTGGTGTAGATTTAGAGGATGAACCTTCAGGTAAGCTAAGCTTTAATGTAGGAACTATTTCTATGGAAAATAATGAAATAAAAATGTCATTAAATTTAAGATATCCTGTTACATACAAAGCAGAGGATCTTATGGAAAAGTTTAATAAAAAAATAGAGGGAACAGGAATAAAAATAGAAAATTTTCAAGATCAAAAACCTTTATATTTTGATGATAAACATCCATTGATAAAATCATTACAAAAGGTATATAAAGAACAAACAGGAAAAGAACCAGAATTATTAGCTATAGGTGGAGGAACTTATGCAAAGGAAATGCCTAATATAGTTGCTTTTGGACCACTTTTCCCAGGAGAACCAGATGTAATTCACAAAAAAGATGAATATATAGAACTAGAAAATTTGGTGTTAAATGCTAAGATATACGGACATGCTATATATGAATTAGCCAAATAG
- a CDS encoding HelD family protein yields MDNNQINNSIDKYIELSMEREYLDFIIDKVRKETGIYLDKRKDIVKDIVEYRKEFLEEDKNDEDKVAEYFDHERYLKEKLYGFIDKKLKELTVLEQNPYFGKVNFVDEGDEDSIYIGRYGFLETGNYKPFIVDWRAPICQIFYQGKLGNIAYESPEGKIELDVKSKRQYVIRKGILKGMFDSVLDVKDEVLQMILSENTKEKLKDIVMTIQEEQDNLIRQPKNKSMIVNGVAGSGKTTIALHRVAYLLYNYRNQIQDKVLILGPNNIFVDYISEVLPSLGENGVKQTTFKDFIEDLLPVNNFLEYDNYIKRFIQKDNKFIEDITYKQSKAYMEDLDSFMEELEQNIFITEDVVLMDEVAIDKKEIDEMLYSYYKYMPLFKRSKKVKRIVFSKIRDVRNKKVYEIQRQYEEEIKKLSEEELQLNKNNLEFERKNNIRNIVKKSMEVKKSLVWLDNPQVFDIYNEFNNNKKLTVDDIIAILYLKIKLEGLRYKTEIKHIVIDEAQDYSFLQFVVLKKLTDCQSITIVGDVNQRTLPCKDEVPMLCLDSVFDRVDVEYFDLDKSYRSTKEIMEYANKYLKTNKIVPLVREGEPVKEVIVKNTEEVIDKVNYYLSYLENKGYESIAIITTTLEQGKVIGAELKKQMYINLIEREDIIYSGGKIIIPSYLSKGLEFDATILILDDNNVGENLKYIMATRALHEMIVVHKKDEKL; encoded by the coding sequence ATGGATAATAATCAGATAAATAATTCCATAGATAAATATATAGAATTAAGTATGGAAAGAGAATATTTAGATTTTATAATAGATAAAGTAAGAAAAGAAACAGGAATATATTTAGATAAAAGAAAAGATATAGTAAAGGATATAGTAGAATATAGAAAAGAATTTTTAGAAGAAGATAAAAATGATGAAGATAAAGTAGCAGAATACTTTGATCATGAAAGATACTTAAAAGAAAAGCTTTATGGTTTTATAGATAAAAAACTAAAAGAGCTTACAGTTCTAGAACAGAATCCTTACTTTGGAAAAGTTAATTTTGTAGATGAAGGGGATGAAGATTCTATCTATATAGGTAGATACGGATTTTTAGAAACAGGTAATTATAAACCTTTTATTGTAGACTGGAGGGCTCCTATATGCCAAATATTTTATCAGGGTAAATTAGGAAATATAGCCTATGAATCACCAGAAGGTAAAATAGAGTTAGATGTAAAATCTAAAAGACAATATGTTATCCGTAAGGGTATATTAAAAGGTATGTTTGATTCTGTTTTAGATGTAAAAGATGAAGTTCTTCAAATGATTTTAAGTGAAAACACCAAGGAAAAATTGAAGGATATAGTTATGACTATACAAGAAGAGCAAGATAACTTAATTAGACAACCTAAAAATAAATCTATGATTGTTAATGGAGTTGCAGGTAGTGGCAAGACTACTATTGCTCTTCATAGAGTTGCATACTTATTATATAATTATAGGAACCAAATACAAGATAAAGTATTAATACTAGGACCTAATAATATTTTTGTGGATTATATATCAGAAGTATTACCAAGTTTAGGTGAAAATGGAGTTAAACAAACTACCTTTAAGGATTTTATAGAAGACTTGCTACCTGTAAATAATTTTCTAGAATATGATAATTATATAAAAAGATTTATACAAAAAGATAATAAGTTTATAGAAGATATAACATATAAACAATCCAAAGCATATATGGAAGATTTAGATAGTTTTATGGAAGAGTTAGAACAAAACATATTTATTACAGAAGACGTAGTATTAATGGACGAAGTTGCTATAGATAAAAAAGAAATAGATGAAATGCTTTATTCTTATTATAAATATATGCCTTTGTTTAAAAGAAGCAAAAAGGTAAAAAGAATAGTATTTTCTAAAATAAGAGATGTGAGAAACAAAAAAGTCTATGAAATCCAAAGACAATATGAAGAAGAGATAAAAAAGCTATCAGAAGAAGAACTACAACTCAATAAAAATAATTTAGAGTTTGAAAGAAAGAATAATATAAGAAACATAGTGAAAAAATCTATGGAGGTAAAAAAATCATTAGTATGGTTAGATAATCCACAGGTTTTTGATATATACAATGAGTTTAATAATAACAAAAAACTTACTGTAGATGATATTATAGCTATATTATATTTAAAAATAAAATTAGAGGGTTTAAGATATAAAACTGAAATAAAACATATAGTAATAGACGAAGCACAAGATTATTCATTTTTACAATTTGTAGTATTAAAAAAACTTACAGATTGTCAATCTATAACTATAGTAGGAGACGTTAATCAAAGAACATTACCTTGCAAGGATGAAGTCCCTATGTTATGCTTAGATTCTGTCTTTGATAGAGTTGATGTGGAGTATTTTGATTTAGACAAAAGTTATAGGTCAACAAAAGAGATTATGGAGTATGCTAATAAATACTTAAAAACAAATAAAATTGTTCCTTTAGTAAGAGAAGGAGAACCTGTAAAAGAAGTAATAGTAAAGAATACAGAGGAAGTAATAGATAAAGTTAATTATTATTTGAGTTACTTAGAGAATAAAGGTTATGAAAGTATTGCAATCATAACAACTACACTAGAACAGGGGAAAGTTATAGGAGCAGAATTAAAAAAGCAAATGTATATTAATTTAATAGAAAGAGAAGATATAATTTATTCTGGAGGTAAGATAATAATTCCTTCTTATTTATCAAAAGGTTTAGAATTTGATGCTACTATTTTAATATTAGATGATAATAATGTAGGAGAAAACTTAAAATATATAATGGCTACAAGAGCTTTACATGAAATGATAGTTGTACACAAAAAAGATGAAAAGTTATAA
- the proS gene encoding proline--tRNA ligase: MARDKKFVEDITPMDEDFAQWYTDIVKKAELADYSSIKGCMIIRPNGYAIWENIQKYVDTKLKEYGHENVSMPIFIPENLLQKEKDHVEGFAPEVAWVTHGGDDELAERLCVRPTSETLFCEHYAKIVQSYKDLPKLYNQWCSVVRWEKTTRPFLRTTEFLWQEGHTIHETKEEAESHSLKILNMYSRLCEDMLAMPVVMGKKTEKEKFAGADDTYTIESLMHDGKALQAGTSHYLGQNFSKAFAIQFSDRNGKLEYPHYTTWAVTTRLIGAIIMVHGDDSGLKLPPRIASTQVVIIPVAQHKEGVLEKAKELKEKLDKVVRVKLDDSDKMPGWKYSEYEMKGIPLRIEIGPKDIEKNQAVLVRRDNREKTIVSLDEIEIKVQEMLDIIHNSMLEEARKSRDEKTYVATTMEEFEDTIENKPGFIKAMWCGDRACEDKIREVTGATSRCMPFEQEVVSDTCVCCGKKAKKLVYWGRAY; the protein is encoded by the coding sequence ATGGCAAGAGATAAAAAATTTGTTGAAGATATTACACCAATGGATGAAGATTTTGCACAATGGTATACAGACATTGTTAAAAAGGCAGAGCTTGCTGACTACTCAAGTATTAAAGGATGCATGATTATTCGTCCTAATGGTTATGCAATTTGGGAGAATATACAGAAATATGTAGATACAAAACTTAAAGAGTATGGACATGAAAATGTATCTATGCCAATATTTATACCTGAAAACTTATTACAAAAAGAAAAAGATCACGTTGAGGGATTTGCACCTGAAGTTGCATGGGTAACTCATGGTGGAGATGATGAGCTAGCTGAAAGATTATGTGTTCGTCCAACATCAGAAACACTATTCTGTGAACACTATGCTAAGATTGTTCAATCTTATAAAGATTTACCAAAGCTTTATAACCAATGGTGTTCAGTTGTAAGATGGGAAAAGACAACTAGACCTTTTTTAAGAACAACTGAATTTTTATGGCAAGAAGGTCATACAATCCATGAAACAAAGGAAGAAGCAGAGTCTCATTCACTTAAGATACTAAACATGTATTCTAGATTATGTGAGGATATGTTAGCAATGCCAGTAGTTATGGGCAAAAAGACAGAAAAGGAAAAATTTGCTGGTGCAGATGATACGTACACAATTGAGAGTTTAATGCATGATGGAAAGGCACTGCAAGCAGGTACTTCACACTATCTTGGACAAAATTTCTCAAAGGCATTTGCAATTCAGTTCTCAGATAGAAATGGAAAGTTAGAGTATCCACACTATACTACTTGGGCAGTGACTACAAGATTAATTGGAGCAATAATAATGGTTCATGGTGATGATAGTGGTTTAAAATTACCACCAAGAATTGCATCAACTCAAGTGGTGATTATTCCTGTTGCTCAACATAAAGAAGGAGTATTGGAAAAGGCGAAAGAATTAAAGGAAAAATTGGATAAAGTTGTAAGAGTTAAGCTTGATGATAGTGATAAGATGCCAGGTTGGAAGTATAGTGAATATGAAATGAAGGGTATTCCACTAAGAATAGAAATTGGACCAAAGGATATAGAAAAAAATCAAGCTGTGTTAGTAAGAAGAGATAATAGAGAAAAAACAATAGTTTCATTGGATGAAATTGAAATAAAGGTTCAAGAGATGCTAGATATTATCCATAATTCAATGCTAGAAGAAGCTAGAAAATCTAGAGATGAAAAAACTTATGTAGCAACAACTATGGAAGAATTTGAAGATACTATTGAAAATAAACCAGGTTTTATTAAAGCAATGTGGTGTGGAGATAGAGCTTGTGAAGATAAGATAAGAGAGGTAACTGGTGCTACATCTCGTTGTATGCCATTTGAACAAGAGGTTGTTTCAGACACTTGTGTATGTTGTGGCAAAAAAGCTAAAAAGTTAGTTTACTGGGGAAGAGCATATTAA
- the ftsH gene encoding ATP-dependent zinc metalloprotease FtsH, whose amino-acid sequence MSKNNKFDKNKIKYFAYYAIAVALIVYMLNDYVTNIKSDHIKYSEFVKYLNENRIEEVQLTRDKIIIHPKINKGEKKKVMYTESIYDPNLVKKLDDSKVKYGGVPQENSAIKSFIVNWVIPIIIFMFLGRMLFGKLDKKMGSGVMSFGKNTAKIYAENETGITFEDVAGQDEAKESLVEIVDFLHKPERYTEIGAKLPKGALLVGPPGTGKTLLAKAVAGEAKVPFFSLSGSSFVEMFVGMGAARVRDLFEQAQEKAPCIIFIDEIDAIGKSRDNAMSSNDEREQTLNQLLAEMDGFDSSKGVVILAATNRPEILDKALLRPGRFDRRVIVDRPDLKGREDILKVHSKGVKISKEVDMSSIAKSTPGAVGSDLANIINEAALRAVKNGRQEVIQEDLEEAVEVIIAGKEKKDRILSPQEKRQVAFHEVGHALVAALLPNTDPVHKITIVPRTMGALGYTMQLPTEDKYLINKEEMLDKITVMLGGRSAEEVKFDSISTGAANDIERATQTARSMVTVYGMTDRFDMMALESVQNRYLDGRPVQNCSAETAAIIDDEALNIIKKCHEKAKRMLKENEELLNKITEKLLEKETLMGDEFMAMVKGEDESTSKGTEVEKKEKEDRILDEKVIDESVMETKGVSDKSPIEE is encoded by the coding sequence ATGTCTAAAAATAATAAATTTGACAAGAACAAAATAAAGTATTTTGCTTATTATGCTATAGCAGTAGCACTAATAGTATATATGCTTAATGATTATGTTACAAACATAAAGTCAGATCATATAAAATACAGTGAATTTGTAAAATATTTAAATGAAAATAGAATAGAAGAAGTTCAATTAACAAGGGATAAAATAATAATTCATCCTAAGATTAATAAAGGCGAAAAAAAGAAAGTAATGTATACAGAGTCAATATATGACCCTAATTTAGTAAAAAAATTAGATGATTCTAAGGTGAAATATGGTGGTGTTCCTCAGGAAAATTCAGCCATAAAGAGTTTTATTGTAAACTGGGTTATACCTATAATAATATTTATGTTTTTAGGAAGAATGTTGTTTGGTAAATTAGATAAAAAAATGGGTAGCGGTGTTATGTCCTTTGGGAAAAACACAGCTAAAATATATGCGGAAAATGAAACAGGAATTACTTTTGAAGATGTAGCAGGTCAGGATGAGGCTAAGGAATCTTTAGTAGAGATTGTAGATTTCCTACATAAGCCAGAAAGATATACAGAAATAGGAGCTAAGCTGCCTAAAGGCGCATTACTTGTAGGACCTCCAGGGACAGGTAAAACTCTATTAGCTAAGGCAGTTGCTGGGGAAGCTAAGGTTCCTTTCTTTTCATTATCTGGTTCAAGTTTTGTGGAAATGTTTGTAGGTATGGGAGCTGCTAGGGTAAGAGACTTATTTGAACAAGCACAAGAAAAGGCTCCTTGTATAATATTTATAGATGAGATAGATGCTATAGGTAAGAGTAGAGATAATGCTATGAGTAGCAATGATGAAAGAGAACAAACTTTAAATCAATTATTAGCAGAGATGGATGGATTTGATTCATCTAAAGGTGTTGTTATATTAGCGGCTACTAATAGACCAGAAATATTAGATAAAGCCCTTTTAAGACCAGGTAGATTTGATAGAAGAGTAATAGTAGATAGACCAGATTTAAAGGGAAGAGAAGATATATTAAAAGTTCATTCAAAGGGAGTAAAAATATCAAAAGAAGTAGATATGTCATCTATTGCAAAAAGCACTCCAGGAGCAGTAGGTTCTGATTTAGCCAATATAATAAATGAGGCAGCCTTAAGAGCTGTTAAAAATGGTAGGCAGGAAGTAATACAAGAGGATTTAGAAGAAGCAGTGGAAGTTATTATTGCAGGTAAGGAGAAAAAAGACAGAATACTATCTCCGCAAGAAAAAAGGCAGGTTGCTTTCCATGAAGTTGGGCATGCTCTTGTAGCAGCATTGCTTCCTAATACAGATCCAGTGCACAAAATAACTATTGTTCCAAGAACTATGGGAGCATTAGGTTATACTATGCAACTTCCAACAGAAGATAAATATTTAATAAATAAAGAGGAAATGTTAGACAAAATAACAGTTATGTTAGGCGGTCGTTCTGCAGAGGAAGTTAAATTTGATTCTATATCTACAGGAGCTGCTAACGATATAGAAAGAGCTACTCAAACTGCTAGAAGTATGGTTACTGTATATGGTATGACTGATAGATTTGATATGATGGCTTTAGAATCTGTTCAAAATAGATATTTAGATGGAAGACCAGTTCAAAATTGTAGTGCAGAAACAGCTGCTATAATAGATGATGAGGCTTTAAATATAATAAAAAAATGTCATGAAAAAGCAAAAAGAATGCTAAAAGAAAATGAAGAATTATTAAATAAGATAACAGAAAAATTATTAGAAAAAGAAACTCTTATGGGAGATGAATTTATGGCAATGGTTAAAGGAGAAGATGAGTCTACATCAAAGGGAACAGAGGTAGAGAAAAAGGAAAAAGAGGATAGAATATTAGATGAAAAGGTCATAGATGAATCTGTAATGGAGACAAAAGGAGTAAGTGATAAATCACCTATAGAAGAATAA
- a CDS encoding PRK06851 family protein: MINPSKHFFAGGNTAEGFYSLFNNIIDINDANRIIYLKGGPGTGKSSLMKSIADFFIKSNYTVEFFHCSSDSNSLDSIRIKELKVAMVDGTAPHMLDPKVPGAIDKIINLGDLLDENKLKKHKNEIIKISNEISETFKRTYRYLNAAKTIHEDWSVLNCRAKNYDNLYKLEKELKNNLFKENISNNSKGKKRHLFISAISPEGIVSHTNSVYIGIKDIYALNGAPGTGKTEILNSISNEAINRGFLVEYYHNPLIPNMLEHIVIPDLNSAIVTSNEINKQFLDGEQIYMDNLLDLSILNSNRTKINEDKELFYTLINKATDILHSEKSLHDDLEKYYVNNIDFSKIPQIRESIIEDFLSFKTN, from the coding sequence TTGATAAACCCATCAAAACACTTCTTTGCTGGTGGTAATACCGCTGAAGGCTTCTACTCTCTCTTTAATAATATAATAGATATTAATGATGCTAATAGAATTATATATTTAAAAGGTGGTCCTGGTACTGGGAAATCTTCTCTAATGAAAAGCATTGCTGATTTTTTTATAAAAAGTAATTATACTGTAGAGTTTTTTCACTGTTCTTCAGATAGTAATTCTTTAGATTCTATAAGAATTAAAGAATTAAAGGTAGCTATGGTAGATGGAACAGCTCCCCATATGCTTGACCCTAAGGTGCCTGGGGCCATAGACAAAATAATAAATTTAGGTGATTTATTAGATGAAAATAAATTAAAGAAACATAAAAATGAAATAATAAAGATAAGTAATGAAATAAGCGAAACCTTCAAAAGAACCTATAGGTACTTAAATGCAGCCAAAACCATCCATGAAGACTGGAGTGTTTTAAACTGTAGAGCTAAAAACTATGATAATCTATATAAATTAGAAAAAGAATTAAAAAATAACTTATTTAAAGAAAATATATCTAATAATTCTAAAGGAAAGAAAAGACATCTATTCATCAGCGCTATTAGTCCTGAAGGAATAGTAAGCCACACAAATAGTGTATATATTGGTATAAAAGATATATATGCTTTAAATGGAGCTCCTGGAACTGGCAAAACAGAAATATTAAATAGCATAAGCAATGAAGCTATAAATAGAGGTTTCCTTGTTGAATATTATCATAATCCTTTAATTCCAAATATGCTAGAACATATTGTAATCCCAGATCTTAATTCTGCAATTGTAACCTCTAATGAAATTAACAAACAATTTTTAGATGGTGAACAAATATATATGGACAATTTATTAGACTTATCTATTTTAAATAGTAATAGGACAAAAATAAATGAAGATAAAGAATTATTTTATACACTTATAAATAAAGCTACAGATATACTTCATTCTGAAAAAAGTCTTCATGACGATCTAGAAAAATATTATGTAAATAATATTGATTTTTCTAAAATTCCACAAATTAGGGAATCCATAATTGAAGATTTTTTAAGTTTTAAAACAAATTAA